CCTGCTCAGCACCGGGTCATATCAGATACAAGCAGCTCCAAGATTTATCAGATCGCGAGATGTTGGACTTGTTCACCCGAATGACAGGAATGAATCCAGATTTCTTTACCGACGACGAATTTTTCGTTGGAGCGCTACCCACGTTGCGAGCGGTCCGAGCCATCGCCGGTTATTCCTGCCCACCAGAGACGAAGCTCTCGTGTCCGATTTATGCCTTTATCGGAGATAAAGATTGGATCGCAACGCAAGACGACATGGATCCGTGGCGCGATCGGACGACGGAAGAGTTCTCTATCCGTGTATTCCCTGGGGATCACTTCTACCTCAACGACAATTTGCCAGAGCTAGTCAGCGACATAGAAGACAAAACACTCCAATGGCATGATCGAGCTTAGCTATGCTCCGGATGTAGCTGGCCGAAGATCCAACTGGCCGAAGGGCTCGGGGGTCAACACCTGGACAGCCATTCGCTGGACATTTGCTGAAGATTCACCGTACGTCGGCACCGGTCTGGAGCGGATGGCTTCAGACACACACGGGGGCGGTGGCGGCCGACCGGTCACCCCGCCCCCGCCCGGTATGCACCATCTCGGGTGCAGCCGAGGCGTGTTGTTAATCTCGTCACAACGGGACGCCGGTCACAAGACGTGCGACCCAGCCGCCGGCGGCACTCTGACCTCGGTTCTTACCTGACTACCAATTCGTCACCGGCATCGCACACGTCACACCAACCACAGCGGACGCGGCACGGCACGCGGAAGGGACGTTAGACTCGGCTAGCACCACCACCGTGCCCAGGCAACGACGCCGGCCGTCGCTAAGAAATTTGGTTGACTTCATGAATAAGGCCGCGCCCGCCCCGACAAATGATTACCTTACATTTGCGGGCTAGGCATAGCGGAGCAGGGGTTTTAGTCTAGGGG
Above is a window of Mycobacterium tuberculosis H37Rv DNA encoding:
- the tesA gene encoding thioesterase TesA; the encoded protein is MLARHGPRYGGSVNGHSDDSSGDAKQAAPTLYIFPHAGGTAKDYVAFSREFSADVKRIAVQYPGQHDRSGLPPLESIPTLADEIFAMMKPSARIDDPVAFFGHSMGGMLAFEVALRYQSAGHRVLAFFVSACSAPGHIRYKQLQDLSDREMLDLFTRMTGMNPDFFTDDEFFVGALPTLRAVRAIAGYSCPPETKLSCPIYAFIGDKDWIATQDDMDPWRDRTTEEFSIRVFPGDHFYLNDNLPELVSDIEDKTLQWHDRA
- a CDS encoding hypothetical protein (This region is a possible MT-complex-specific genomic island (See Becq et al., 2007 PMID:17545187).), which produces MIELSYAPDVAGRRSNWPKGSGVNTWTAIRWTFAEDSPYVGTGLERMASDTHGGGGGRPVTPPPPGMHHLGCSRGVLLISSQRDAGHKTCDPAAGGTLTSVLT